The window GGTAAGAGTGCTTTAGGCACGATTAAACTACTCCCTTCTTTTCACATTGAAGTCCATTATACACGTTACCGCCTGAAAGATCATGCGGGACTGGTGACGGCAAGCGTGACGTTCGCGCCGTTTCTGGAAAGACTGGAGGTATGAACACAAAGTTTTCGCCCATGGAGCCTGTTTCCTGGCCGGCGCCGTTCAATGACCCGGGTTTTGTGCACCAGTTGAAATGGGACGGCATCCGGATCATTGCGGAGGTCCGGGGGGACGAGGTGGTGCTCCGTACGCGCCGGGGCGGGGTGCGGACCGAGACCTACCCCGAGCTTCGCGTGCTCAGCAGGATCCTGAAGGGGGAAGCGGCCGTTCTGGACGGCGAAGCGGTGGTCCTCGATGAGGAAGGTTGTCCGAGCTTCGGGCGGATTCTGCGGCGCGACCAGACCCGCAGAGTGACGGCCGCCTTGAGGCGGGACCTGCCGGTGCAGTACGTGGTGTTTGACGTTTTGCTTCTTGACGGGGAATCACTGCTGGATCGGCCCTTTACGGAGCGGCAGGAAATCCTGGCGGGGATTCTGCCGGAAGAGGCGCCGGTGGCGATTTGCCGGAGTCTCCCGGACGGCGTGGAACTGTTCAAAGCCACGGGCCGCCTTGGACTGGAGGGGATTGTGAGTAAAGAGCTGGCCGGCCGGTACCACCCGGGGCGTAAACACCCCACCTGGCGCAAGGTGAAGCATTTCCGCCGGTTGGAGGCGGTGGTGGGCGGTGTCGTGTTGAAGCGGGGACGGGCCAACGCCCT is drawn from Candidatus Desulforudis audaxviator MP104C and contains these coding sequences:
- a CDS encoding ATP-dependent DNA ligase produces the protein MNTKFSPMEPVSWPAPFNDPGFVHQLKWDGIRIIAEVRGDEVVLRTRRGGVRTETYPELRVLSRILKGEAAVLDGEAVVLDEEGCPSFGRILRRDQTRRVTAALRRDLPVQYVVFDVLLLDGESLLDRPFTERQEILAGILPEEAPVAICRSLPDGVELFKATGRLGLEGIVSKELAGRYHPGRKHPTWRKVKHFRRLEAVVGGVVLKRGRANALLLGLYSGRNLVYIGRAATGLSERDLTVLTGMARTHAAGRSPFKNTPAAGRGLEVAWLETPLTARVRFIGWTDQGRLRNPVLEGFNDQAAGDCVFP